One genomic segment of Musa acuminata AAA Group cultivar baxijiao chromosome BXJ3-3, Cavendish_Baxijiao_AAA, whole genome shotgun sequence includes these proteins:
- the LOC135634018 gene encoding uncharacterized membrane protein At1g16860-like, which translates to MGSRFLSHQLSNGLYVSGRPEPPKEKPLSMSSAAMPYTGGDIKKSGELGKMFDLHVEKSRKSGPLNVPLKSTSFGGAASQSGPIMPNSSSRSSYSGSLSSAVPGSGPSLVTGGSNRPKSNSGPLKHGDVVKKSSGPQSGGVIPMARQNSGPLPPVLPATGLITSGPISSGPLNSSGAPRKLSGPLESAGSMKLHSTFIVHNQAVTKLSQDDGYSFSGSLPKLFLWCVGLLFIMGFIAGGFILGAVHNAILLIVVLVIFGVVAALCIWNICYGRQAMIGFIARYPDAELRTAKDGQYVKVSGVVTCGNVPLESSFHKVPRCVYTSTSLYEYRGLDSKTANSQHHRFTWGLRSLERNVVDFYISDFQSGLRALVKTGDGARVTPYVDESIVIDINSEKDLSPEYLRWLRKRNLSHGDCVMQLKEGYIKEGSTVSVMGVVKRNDNVLMIVPPSESFSTGCQWAKCILPASLEGIVLRCENTSKIDVIPV; encoded by the exons ATGGGTTCCAGATTTCTATCACATCAACTCAGCAATGGATTGTATGTTTCAGGCCGGCCTGAGCCACCAAAAGAAAAGCCTCTATCAATGAGCTCCGCAGCCATGCCATATACAGGAGGAGATATAAAAAAATCAGGAGAGCTTGGAAAGATGTTTGATCTGCATGTGGAGAAGTCCAGAAAATCTGGACCTCTTAATGTTCCTCTTAAGAGTACATCTTTTGGAGGTGCTGCTTCCCAGTCAGGCCCTATCATGCCTAATTCCTCTAGCCGGTCTAGCTATTCTGGTTCACTCTCTTCTGCAGTTCCTGGTTCTGGTCCTTCTCTAGTAACTGGAGGCTCCAACAGACCGAAGTCTAATTCTGGGCCACTTAAACATGGGGATGTTGTTAAGAAGTCATCTGGTCCTCAATCTGGAGGGGTCATCCCAATGGCTCGCCAGAATTCTGGTCCGCTTCCACCAGTGCTTCCAGCTACAGGGCTTATCACATCTGGGCCAATTTCATCTGGGCCTCTTAACTCATCAGGTGCGCCTCGAAAATTATCTGGCCCTCTGGAATCTGCTGGATCTATGAAGCTGCATAGCACCTTCATTGTTCATAACCAGGCTGTTACGAAGCTCAGCCAGGATGATGGCTATTCGTTTAGTGGGAGCTTGCCCAAACTGTTCTTGTGGTGTGTGGGTTTGTTGTTCATAATGGGGTTTATTGCTGGTGGCTTCATTCTTGGTGCTGTTCACAATGCTATACTTCTCATAGTTGTTCTAGTTATATTTGGAGTTGTTGCTGCACTTTGTATTTGGAATATTTGTTATGGAAGGCAAGCGATGATAGGATTCATTGCTCGTTATCCTGATGCCGAGCTGAGAACTGCAAAAGATGGGCAATACGTAAAAGTCTCTGGG GTTGTTACATGTggcaatgtccctcttgagtcaTCATTCCACAAGGTTCCTAGATGTGTGTACACATCTACTAGCTTATATGAATACAGGGGCTTGGACTCGAAGACTGCCAATTCCCAGCATCATCGTTTTACTTGGGGATTGAGGTCATTGGAG AGGAATGTGGTCGACTTTTATATCTCTGATTTCCAATCTGGGTTAAGAGCTTTGGTAAAAACTGGTGATGGTGCTAGGGtaaccccatatgttgatgagtcTATTGTTATTGACATCAACTCAGAAAAGGACTTGTCTCCAGAATATCTCAGATGGTTGCGGAAAAGGAACCTTTCTCACGGGGATTGTGTGATGCAGCTGAAAGAAGG CTACATCAAAGAGGGCAGCACAGTTAGTGTGATGGGGGTTGTCAAAAGGAATGACAATGTTCTGATGATAGTTCCACCTTCTGAGTCATTTTCTACTGGATGCCAGTGGGCTAAGTGTATACTTCCAGCAAGCCTTGAAGGAATTGTGTTGAGATGTGAGAACACTTCGAAAATTGATGTGATACCAGTTTAG
- the LOC135634016 gene encoding disease resistance protein RGA2-like codes for MAVMPNPFISKLLVTLFNMAKEKVDLWLGVPGKIQNLQSTLRNIQSVLRDAEKRRIEDKAVNDWLMELKDVMYDADDVLDEWRTAAEKCTPGESPPKRFKGNIFSIFAGLSDEVKFRNEVVIKIKDLNDRLKEISDRGSKLQLHVSAAEPRVVPRVSRITSPVMESDMVGERLEEDAKALVEQLTKQDPSKNVVVLAIVGIGGIGKTTLAQKVFNDGKIKANFRTTIWVCVSQEFSETDILRNIVKGAGGSHGGEQSRSLLEPMVAGLLRGNKFLLVLDDVWDAQIWDDLLRNPLQGGATGSRVLVTTRNTGIARQMKAGLVHEMKLLPPEDGWSLLCKKATMNAEEEIDAQDLKDTGMKIVGKCGGLPLAIRTIGGVLLDRGLNRSAWEEVLRSAAWSRTGLPEGVHGALYLSYQDLPSHLKQCFLNCVLFPEDYKFHEPEIVRLWIAEGFVEARGDVSLEETGEQYYRELLHRSLLQSQPYGQDYDESYMMHDLLRSLGHFLSRDESLFISDVQNEWRSGAALMKLRRLSIGATVTTDIQHIVNLTKRHESVRTLLVDGTHGIVGDIDDSLKNLVRLRVLHLMQTNIESISHYIGNLIHLRYLNVSHSHITELPESIYNLTNLQFLILKGCFKLRQIPQGIDRLVNLRTLDCKGTHLESLPCGIGRLKLLNELVGFVMNTATGSCPLEELGSLQELRYLSVDRLEITYMEAEPRRDTSGLKGNHKLKNLHLYCLSTLTSDGHTEEEIERMEQVLDVALHPPSSVVSLSLQNSFGLRYPSWMASASISSLLPNISRLELINCDHWPLLPPLGKLPSLEFLEIGGARAVTTIGPEFFGCEAAAAASGHERERNSKRPSSSSSSSSSSSSSSSPPPLLFPKLRQLQLWDMTNMEVWDWVAEGFAMRRLDELVLHNCPKLKSLPEGLIRQATCLTTLDLRNVCALKSIRGFPSVKQLRISGKSDLEIVTDLPALELLRLGTFGSRINHLPEWLAACPACFTTLQRLDVRGATKLLRRCLQNGADWPMIERFPIFSIRDFRGNYINYIKHSCTFDTNLVDDDAAFAAVAAEEEEE; via the coding sequence ATGGCCGTGATGCCGAATCCCTTCATCTCCAAGCTCCTCGTAACATTGTTCAACATGGCCAAGGAGAAGGTGGACTTGTGGTTGGGCGTCCCCGGGAAGATCCAAAACCTCCAAAGCACACTCCGCAACATCCAGTCTGTCCTTCGTGACGCCGAGAAGCGGCGGATCGAGGACAAGGCCGTCAACGACTGGCTGATGGAGCTGAAGGATGTCATGTACGACGCCGACGACGTCCTCGACGAGTGGCGGACCGCGGCCGAGAAGTGCACCCCGGGAGAGTCCCCTCCGAAGCGGTTCAAAGGCAACATATTTTCCATCTTTGCTGGCTTAAGCGACGAGGTCAAGTTCAGAAATGAGGTGGTCATCAAAATCAAGGATCTCAACGATCGGCTGAAAGAGATCTCGGACCGAGGGTCCAAGTTGCAACTCCATGTGTCTGCGGCGGAACCAAGGGTGGTTCCTCGAGTTAGTCGCATAACTTCCCCGGTGATGGAGTCTGACATGGTTGGCGAGCGACTGGAGGAGGACGCCAAGGCACTGGTGGAGCAGCTGACAAAGCAAGATCCGAGTAAGAACGTGGTGGTGCTGGCAATTGTGGGGATCGGCGGCATTGGAAAGACCACCCTCGCTCAGAAGGTGTTCAATGATGGTAAAATCAAAGCCAACTTCCGCACCACCATCTGGGTGTGCGTGTCCCAAGAGTTCAGCGAGACGGATATTCTCAGAAATATCGTTAAAGGTGCTGGTGGAAGCCATGGTGGGGAACAGAGCAGGAGTCTGCTGGAGCCCATGGTGGCGGGTCTCCTTAGAGGGAACAAGTTCTTGCTGGTGTTGGATGATGTTTGGGATGCTCAGATCTGGGACGACTTGCTCCGCAATCCTTTGCAGGGAGGAGCAACAGGCAGCAGGGTGCTGGTGACCACCAGAAACACAGGGATCGCGAGGCAAATGAAGGCGGGCCTCGTCCACGAGATGAAGCTGCTGCCTCCAGAGGATGGCTGGTCGCTCCTGTGCAAGAAGGCGACGATGAATGCAGAGGAGGAAATTGATGCCCAAGATCTCAAGGACACAGGCATGAAGATTGTTGGGAAATGCGGAGGGCTTCCCCTGGCCATCAGGACCATCGGAGGGGTCCTCCTCGATAGAGGACTCAACAGAAGTGCGTGGGAGGAAGTTCTCCGCAGCGCCGCATGGTCACGGACCGGGCTTCCCGAAGGTGTGCATGGAGCACTGTATCTGAGCTACCAAGACTTGCCGTCGCATCTCAAGCAATGCTTTCTCAACTGTGTCTTGTTCCCCGAAGACTATAAGTTTCACGAGCCTGAAATTGTCAGATTATGGATAGCCGAGGGGTTTGTCGAAGCCCGAGGAGATGTCAGCTTGGAGGAAACAGGGGAGCAATATTACAGAGAGCTGCTTCATAGGAGCCTTCTACAATCGCAACCTTACGGTCAGGACTACGATGAGTCTTACATGATGCATGACCTGCTCCGATCGCTCGGCCATTTCCTATCGAGAGATGAGAGCTTGTTCATTAGTGACGTGCAAAACGAGTGGAGAAGTGGTGCCGCCCTGATGAAGCTACGTCGGTTGTCGATTGGGGCCACTGTAACCACGGACATCCAGCATATCGTCAATTTGACCAAGAGACATGAGTCAGTGAGGACACTGTTAGTAGATGGAACACACGGCATTGTGGGGGATATAGATGATTCCTTGAAGAATCTCGTGCGACTTCGAGTCCTGCACCTTATGCAAACAAATATCGAGAGCATATCGCACTACATCGGAAATTTGATACACTTGAGATACTTGAATGTGTCTCATAGCCATATAACGGAGCTTCCAGAAAGCATATACAATCTGACGAATTTACAGTTTTTGATCCTCAAAGGATGTTTCAAGTTGAGACAGATCCCCCAGGGTATAGATAGGCTAGTCAATCTAAGGACACTCGACTGTAAAGGTACACACTTGGAGAGCTTACCATGTGGAATAGGAAGGTTGAAGCTCCTCAATGAACTCGTAGGATTCGTGATGAACACGGCTACTGGTTCGTGCCCATTGGAAGAATTGGGCAGCCTCCAGGAGCTCAGATACCTCTCCGTTGATAGGTTGGAGATCACGTACATGGAAGCTGAACCGAGAAGGGATACAAGCGGATTAAAGGGTAACCATAAACTGAAGAATCTACATTTATATTGCTTATCTACACTGACATCCGATGGTCACACGGAGGAAGAGATTGAAAGAATGGAGCAGGTGTTGGATGTGGCACTTCATCCACCATCATCTGTTGTTTCGCTCAGTTTACAGAATTCCTTCGGCCTCCGGTACCCAAGCTGGATGGCGTCTGCAAGCATCAGTTCGCTTCTTCCAAACATAAGCCGCTTGGAACTAATTAACTGCGATCATTGGCCACTGCTTCCACCGCTAGGAAAGCTCCCCAGTTTGGAGTTTCTTGAAATAGGAGGTGCACGTGCAGTGACCACCATCGGACCGGAATTTTTTGGGTgtgaagctgctgctgctgcttctggtcATGAACGGGAACGGAATTCAAagcgcccttcttcttcttcttcttcttcttcttcttcttcttcttcttcttctcctcctcctttgttGTTTCCGAAACTAAGGCAGCTGCAACTCTGGGATATGACTAACATGGAAGTGTGGGATTGGGTAGCGGAGGGTTTTGCTATGCGTCGCCTCGACGAATTGGTCCTCCATAATTGTCCCAAGTTGAAGTCTCTACCGGAAGGCCTGATCCGACAGGCAACCTGCTTAACCACATTGGATCTGAGGAATGTGTGTGCGCTCAAGTCCATCAGAGGTTTCCCTTCTGTGAAACAACTGAGAATAAGTGGTAAATCAGATCTGGAGATTGTTACTGATCTCCCTGCACTGGAGCTCTTGAGGTTGGGCACTTTTGGATCTCGCATCAATCATTTACCAGAGTGGTTGGCGGCTTGCCCTGCATGCTTCACCACGCTCCAGAGACTGGACGTACGGGGAGCCACCAAACTCCTCCGCAGATGCCTCCAAAATGGCGCAGACTGGCCCATGATCGAacgctttccaattttttccatcaGAGATTTCCGAGGCAATTATATAAACTACATCAAGCATTCCTGCACCTTCGACACAAACCTAGTCGATGATGATGCTGcttttgctgctgttgctgctgaagaagaagaagaataa
- the LOC135634017 gene encoding putative disease resistance protein RGA3, whose amino-acid sequence MADSVVSWLIGTLMDKAKEKVALWLGVPEEIKKLQRTLRSIQSVLLDAEKRWIEDKAVNDWLMELKDVLYDADDLLDEWRTAAEKCTPGEPSLKRVKRNISSILFRNDVGINIKDLNDRLEEISARRSKLQLHVSAAEPRVVPRVSRITSSVMESDMVGERLEEDSKALVEQLTKQDPSKNVVVLAIVGIGGIGKTTFAQKVFNDGKIKASFRTTIWVCVSQEFSETDLLRNIIEGAGGKYKREQSRSQLEPTVERLLRGNKFLLVLDDVWDAQIWDDLLRNPLQGGAAGSKVLVTTRNAGIARQMKAAHFHEMKLLPPEDGWSLLCKKATMNAEEERDAHDLKDTGMKIVEKCGGLPLAIKTIGGVLCTRGLSRDAWEEVLRSAAWSRTGLPEGVHGALNLSYQDLPAHLKQCFLYCALFPEDHVFRGSAIVRLWIAEGFVEARGDVSLEEAGEQYHRELLRRSLLQSLQPFSLDYDEYSKMHDLLRSLVHFLSRDESLFISDVQNEWRSAAATMKLRRLSVVATETMDIRDIVSWTRQNESVRTLLLEGIHGSVKDIDDSLKNLVRLRVLHLTYTNIDILPHYIGNLIHLRYLNVSHSRVTELPESICNLTNLQFLILRGCDQLRHIPQGMARLFNLRTLDCTYTQLESLPCGIGRLKHLNKLGGFVVNTGNDGMCPLEALCGLQELRYLFIERLERAWLEAEPKRFTSILKGNHKLKNLYLHCSSTLTSDGHTEEEIERMEKVLDVALHPPSSVVLLSLLNFGHRYPSWMASASISSLLPNISRLELNYCVHWPLLPPLGKLPGLEFLFIRGARAVTTIGPEFFGCEAAASGHERERNSKRPSSSSSSTSPPSLFPKLRQLELLDMTNMEVWDWVAEGFAMRRLDKLVLGNCPKLKSLPEGLIRQATCLTTLFLADVCALKSIRGFPCVKEMSIIGESDLEIVADLPALELLNLGLFGCRNNHLPEWLAQQSFTTLQRLDVRGTTQILRRCLQNGADWPMIERFPIFSIRDFRGNYINYIKHSCTFDTNLVDDDAAVAAEEEEE is encoded by the coding sequence ATGGCCGATTCCGTCGTCTCCTGGCTGATCGGTACGTTGATGGACAAGGCTAAAGAGAAGGTGGCCTTGTGGTTGGGAGTCCCCGAGGAGATCAAAAAGCTCCAACGCACTCTCCGCAGCATCCAGTCTGTCCTTCTTGACGCCGAGAAGCGATGGATCGAGGACAAGGCCGTCAACGACTGGCTGATGGAGCTGAAGGATGTCCTGTACGACGCCGACGACCTCCTCGACGAGTGGCGGACCGCGGCCGAGAAGTGCACCCCGGGAGAGCCCTCTCTGAAGCGGGTCAAACGCAACATATCTTCCATCTTGTTCAGAAATGACGTGGGCATCAATATCAAGGATCTCAACGATCGGCTGGAAGAGATCTCGGCCCGAAGGTCCAAGCTGCAACTCCATGTGTCTGCGGCCGAACCAAGGGTGGTTCCTCGAGTTAGTCGCATAACTTCCTCCGTGATGGAGTCTGACATGGTTGGCGAGCGACTGGAGGAGGACTCCAAGGCACTGGTGGAGCAGCTGACAAAGCAAGATCCGAGTAAGAACGTGGTGGTGCTGGCAATTGTGGGGATCGGCGGCATCGGAAAGACCACCTTCGCTCAGAAGGTGTTCAATGATGGTAAAATCAAAGCCAGCTTCCGCACCACCATCTGGGTGTGCGTGTCCCAAGAGTTCAGCGAGACGGATCTTCTCAGAAATATCATCGAAGGTGCTGGTGGAAAATATAAAAGAGAACAGAGCAGGAGTCAGCTGGAGCCCACGGTGGAGCGTCTCCTGAGAGGGAACAAGTTCTTGCTGGTGTTGGATGATGTTTGGGATGCTCAGATCTGGGACGACTTGCTCCGCAATCCTTTGCAGGGAGGAGCAGCAGGGAGCAAGGTGCTGGTGACCACCAGAAACGCAGGGATCGCGAGGCAAATGAAGGCGGCCCACTTCCACGAGATGAAGCTGCTGCCTCCAGAGGATGGCTGGTCGCTCCTGTGCAAGAAGGCGACGATGAATGCAGAGGAGGAAAGGGATGCCCATGATCTCAAGGACACAGGCATGAAAATTGTTGAGAAATGCGGAGGGCTTCCCCTGGCCATCAAGACCATCGGAGGGGTCCTCTGCACCAGAGGACTCAGCAGAGATGCGTGGGAGGAAGTTCTCCGCAGCGCCGCATGGTCACGGACCGGGCTTCCCGAAGGTGTGCACGGAGCACTGAATCTGAGCTACCAAGACCTGCCGGCCCATCTCAAGCAATGCTTTCTCTATTGTGCCTTGTTCCCCGAAGACCATGTGTTTCGTGGGTCTGCCATCGTCAGATTATGGATAGCCGAGGGGTTTGTCGAAGCACGTGGAGATGTCTCGTTGGAGGAAGCAGGGGAGCAATATCATAGAGAGCTGCTTCGTAGGAGCCTTCTACAATCGCTGCAACCTTTCAGTCTGGACTACGATGAGTATTCCAAGATGCATGACCTGCTGAGATCTCTCGTCCATTTCCTATCGAGAGATGAGAGCTTGTTCATTAGTGACGTGCAAAACGAGTGGAGAAGTGCTGCCGCCACGATGAAGCTGCGTCGGTTGTCGGTTGTGGCCACTGAAACCATGGACATCCGGGATATCGTCAGTTGGACCAGGCAAAATGAGTCGGTGAGGACATTGTTATTGGAGGGAATACATGGCTCTGTGAAGGATATAGATGATTCCTTGAAGAACCTCGTGCGACTTCGAGTCCTGCACCTTACTTACACAAATATCGATATTCTACCGCACTACATCGGAAATTTGATACACCTGAGATACTTGAATGTGTCTCATAGCCGTGTAACGGAGCTTCCAGAAAGCATATGCAATCTTACGAATTTACAGTTTTTGATCCTCAGAGGATGTGATCAGTTGAGACATATCCCCCAGGGTATGGCTAGGCTATTCAATCTAAGGACACTCGATTGTACATATACACAGCTGGAGAGCTTACCATGTGGAATAGGAAGGTTGAAGCACCTCAATAAACTCGGAGGATTCGTCGTGAACACCGGTAATGATGGTATGTGCCCATTGGAAGCATTATGCGGCCTCCAGGAACTCAGATACCTCTTCATAGAGAGGTTGGAGAGGGCGTGGCTGGAAGCTGAACCGAAAAGGTTTACGAGCATATTAAAAGGTAACCATAAACTGAAGAATCTATATTTGCATTGCTCATCCACACTGACATCCGATGGTCACACGGAGGAAGAGATTGAAAGAATGGAGAAGGTGTTGGATGTGGCACTTCATCCACCATCATCTGTTGTTTTGCTCAGTTTATTGAATTTTGGCCACCGGTACCCCAGCTGGATGGCGTCTGCAAGCATCAGTTCGCTTCTTCCAAACATAAGCCGCTTGGAACTAAATTATTGTGTTCATTGGCCACTGCTTCCACCGCTAGGAAAGCTCCCCGGTTTGGAGTTTCTTTTCATACGAGGTGCACGTGCAGTGACCACCATCGGACCGGAATTTTTTGGGTGTGAAGCTGCTGCTTCTGGTCATGAACGGGAACGGAATTCAAagcgcccttcttcttcttcttcttctacttctcctcCTTCGTTGTTTCCGAAACTAAGGCAGCTGGAACTCTTGGATATGACTAACATGGAAGTGTGGGATTGGGTAGCGGAAGGTTTTGCTATGCGTCGCCTCGACAAATTGGTCCTCGGAAATTGCCCCAAGTTGAAGTCTCTACCGGAAGGCCTGATCCGACAGGCAACCTGCTTAACCACATTGTTTCTGGCCGATGTGTGTGCTCTCAAGTCCATCAGAGGTTTCCCTTGTGTAAAAGAAATGAGTATAATTGGTGAATCAGATCTGGAGATTGTTGCTGATCTCCCTGCACTGGAGCTCTTGAATTTGGGACTGTTTGGGTGTCGCAACAATCATTTACCAGAGTGGTTGGCGCAACAATCATTCACTACGCTCCAGAGACTGGACGTGCGGGGAACCACCCAAATACTCCGCAGATGCCTCCAAAATGGCGCAGACTGGCCCATGATCGAacgctttccaattttttccatcaGAGATTTCCGAGGCAATTATATAAACTACATCAAGCATTCCTGCACCTTCGACACAAACCTAGTCGATGAtgatgctgctgttgctgctgaagaagaagaagaataa